From Enhydrobacter sp., the proteins below share one genomic window:
- a CDS encoding amidohydrolase family protein, with product MATLYVGGRLFDGEKAVDGHAVLEEGGKVRRVAPAGEFVGFAGVRVDTTGGTLMPGLIDCHVHSLFGGEGNPRAAQEALSPAHLAVRGMELMRTTLEGGVTAVRDCGGKDYIEFAMRDAFNSGRFLGPTMRCAGRMICMTGGHGNRTARVADGVDEVVKAVREQVHAGSDLVKIMATGGVMTPGVNPEDAHYTADEMKAGISEAHRFHKCCASHAQGALGILNAVRGGIDSIEHGIFMDDECCREMKERGVWLVPTLAAVKNILKGYDDGDRSIPAYAVDKARRVFERHIDSVKMYYKAGGRIAMGTDAGTPHNRHGENARELEYMCEVGVSTRDSLFFSTASAADLMRLDDQGRVREGNSADFVVCDGDPLADIARAARKENHRLVVKRGQVARDNRAAFAVAAARLAAE from the coding sequence ATGGCCACGTTGTATGTCGGCGGCCGCCTGTTCGACGGCGAGAAGGCGGTGGACGGGCATGCCGTCCTGGAAGAGGGCGGCAAGGTCAGGCGGGTCGCGCCGGCCGGCGAGTTCGTGGGCTTCGCGGGTGTGCGCGTCGACACGACCGGCGGCACGCTGATGCCCGGCCTGATCGACTGCCACGTCCATTCGCTGTTCGGCGGCGAGGGCAATCCGCGCGCCGCGCAGGAGGCACTGAGCCCGGCGCATCTTGCGGTGCGCGGCATGGAGCTGATGCGCACCACGCTCGAGGGCGGCGTCACCGCGGTGCGCGACTGCGGCGGCAAGGACTACATCGAATTCGCCATGCGCGACGCCTTCAACAGCGGCCGCTTCCTCGGCCCGACGATGCGCTGCGCCGGGCGCATGATCTGCATGACCGGCGGCCACGGCAACCGCACCGCCCGCGTCGCCGACGGCGTCGACGAGGTGGTCAAGGCGGTGCGCGAGCAAGTCCATGCCGGTTCCGACCTGGTCAAGATCATGGCGACCGGCGGCGTCATGACGCCCGGCGTCAATCCCGAGGACGCGCACTACACCGCCGACGAGATGAAGGCGGGCATCTCGGAGGCTCATCGCTTCCACAAATGCTGCGCCAGCCACGCCCAGGGCGCGCTCGGCATCCTCAACGCCGTGCGCGGCGGCATCGATTCCATCGAGCACGGCATCTTCATGGACGACGAATGCTGCCGCGAGATGAAGGAGCGCGGCGTGTGGCTGGTGCCGACACTCGCCGCCGTGAAGAACATCCTCAAGGGCTACGACGACGGCGACCGCTCGATCCCCGCCTACGCCGTCGACAAGGCGCGCCGCGTCTTCGAGCGCCACATCGATTCGGTGAAGATGTACTACAAGGCGGGCGGCCGCATCGCCATGGGCACCGACGCCGGCACGCCGCACAACCGCCACGGCGAGAACGCGCGGGAACTCGAATACATGTGCGAGGTCGGAGTCTCGACGCGCGATTCGCTCTTCTTCTCGACGGCTTCCGCGGCCGACCTGATGCGGCTCGACGACCAGGGGCGGGTCAGGGAGGGCAACAGCGCCGACTTCGTCGTCTGCGACGGCGACCCGCTCGCCGACATCGCGCGGGCGGCGCGCAAGGAGAACCATCGCCTGGTGGTCAAGCGCGGCCAGGTCGCGCGCGACAACCGCGCTGCCTTCGCCGTGGCCGCCGCCCGCCTCGCCGCCGAATAG
- the glcF gene encoding glycolate oxidase subunit GlcF: MQTNFTLAQLADPDTARSEQILRKCVHCGFCTATCPTFVLLGDERDSPRGRIYLIKAMLEGDRAPTMQEVRHVDRCLSCLSCMTTCPSGVHYMHLVDHGRHRIETSYRRSFPDRLMRGLLAFLMPRPAWFRWATALGRVARPLAALLPSTSHDPGGATFLRRLRAMLEAVPDTVPAPSPVDRPGTFAAVGPRRRRVALMPGCGQQVLAPEVNEATVRLLTRHGVEVVNVAGSGCCGSSVLHVGRQDQALELARRNIDAWLGADVDAVVVNASGCGTTVKDYGAMFAHDPAWRDKAARVSGLAKDVSELMLEIGLANVTAHPLTVAYHSACSMQHGQKIHEQPKKLLRDAGFVVKDVPEGHLCCGWAGTYQVLQPDLSRRLRDRKVANIESVKPDVIASGNFGCVGNIAGGTDIPVVHTVELLDWATGGPRPAAVP; the protein is encoded by the coding sequence ATGCAAACCAACTTCACCCTGGCGCAACTGGCCGATCCCGACACCGCGCGCAGCGAGCAGATCCTGCGCAAGTGTGTGCATTGCGGCTTCTGCACCGCAACCTGTCCGACCTTCGTGCTGCTGGGCGACGAGCGAGATTCGCCGCGCGGCCGCATCTATCTCATCAAGGCGATGCTGGAGGGCGATCGCGCGCCAACCATGCAGGAGGTGCGCCACGTCGATCGTTGCCTGTCGTGCCTCTCCTGCATGACGACATGCCCGTCCGGCGTGCACTACATGCACCTGGTCGATCACGGCCGTCATCGGATCGAGACCAGCTACAGGCGTTCGTTTCCCGATCGGCTGATGCGCGGCCTGCTGGCGTTCCTCATGCCGCGGCCGGCCTGGTTCCGATGGGCGACGGCGCTCGGTCGCGTCGCCAGGCCGCTGGCGGCGCTGTTGCCGTCGACCAGCCACGATCCGGGCGGCGCCACGTTCCTGCGTCGTCTGCGCGCGATGTTGGAAGCCGTTCCCGACACGGTGCCGGCGCCGTCACCGGTCGACCGGCCGGGGACCTTCGCCGCCGTGGGGCCGCGTCGCCGCCGCGTCGCCTTGATGCCGGGGTGCGGCCAGCAGGTGCTGGCGCCCGAGGTCAACGAAGCCACCGTCCGGCTGCTGACGCGTCATGGCGTCGAGGTGGTCAACGTCGCCGGCTCTGGCTGCTGCGGCTCGTCGGTGCTGCATGTTGGCCGTCAGGACCAGGCGCTGGAGCTGGCCCGGCGCAACATCGACGCCTGGCTGGGCGCCGACGTCGATGCCGTCGTCGTCAATGCCTCGGGCTGCGGCACGACGGTGAAGGACTACGGTGCGATGTTCGCGCACGATCCGGCGTGGCGCGACAAGGCGGCGCGCGTGTCGGGGCTCGCGAAGGACGTCAGCGAGCTGATGCTGGAGATCGGTCTCGCGAACGTGACCGCGCATCCGCTCACCGTGGCCTATCATTCCGCCTGTTCCATGCAGCACGGTCAGAAGATCCATGAGCAGCCGAAGAAGCTGCTGCGCGACGCGGGCTTCGTCGTGAAGGACGTGCCCGAGGGCCATCTCTGCTGCGGCTGGGCCGGCACCTACCAGGTGCTGCAGCCCGACCTGTCGCGCCGCCTGCGCGACCGCAAGGTCGCCAACATCGAGAGCGTGAAGCCCGACGTGATCGCCTCGGGCAATTTCGGCTGCGTCGGCAACATCGCCGGCGGCACTGACATACCGGTCGTCCATACCGTCGAGCTGCTCGACTGGGCGACCGGCGGACCGAGGCCGGCGGCCGTACCGTGA